The Arachis ipaensis cultivar K30076 chromosome B07, Araip1.1, whole genome shotgun sequence genome includes a window with the following:
- the LOC107607931 gene encoding uncharacterized protein LOC107607931 produces MELAVQESNLFEKEGELHEVWDPLIMDLMQRRLDGAHTNVRYSAWWGHDYFFEEDSNGYSNRRLKNAKEARDVNSNLDLMIVQFIGLSGGRPIVTMFRCQISDPKEDFINSLEEAVATNICKEAGMVFDGVDDDVLLASLMDKRQQKCRRMYGLRKREKKGTTSLVAPRRADRSVFKGDRWLAILDFVNEIKRMRLICVVHGAHDKAEKLKLWYELSDLRTTCRAAMVIGGDFNDILKPKERLGCKVLSQSGCKFKAWVENMELVELELSGRKYTWYGGRRCSRIDRVFVDNECFVSVVKGEWCSMNGSDVLQKMKALRKPLRQWNKECSGSIESNLVKLEEEMKKVDEEKEKGGDDECLLARAMAIRNVIEVWYGRREDYWKQLSRLRFASQMDKNTKFYHSVAKTRRRSKVIEEIHINGNCYRGVGRVKNEVRQFYKELYKEEQILNILFNKSLVKSISAAEASSMELIPSKEEIKSAVWHCPPSRAAEPDGFNFKFIRRLWEVIGDEFCSSVRKFFVDCSLPKEANLTWVTLAHKEGGTNELKDSAYKHGGVLIQVYEIVHWLKRSRKAAWLIKLDFQKAYDRVRWDFVDLVLEGMGFGCIWRRWIWECLTTASMAILINRTTTKPFNIQWGLRQDDTILFCPCDFKTISNYRRVLLGFELLSGLRINYDKSVLIGLNVVDGETQKACEVLGCKEGYLSIKYLGVPLGANLKRIHM; encoded by the exons ATGGAGTTGGCAGTCCAAGAGTCCAATCTCTTTGAGAAAGAAGGGGAGTTACATGAAGTTTGGGATCCATTAATTATGGATTTAATGCAAAGACGGCTTGATGGTGCACATACCAACGTGAGATATAGTGCTTGGTGGGGTCATGATTATTTTTTCGAGGAAGACTCTAACGGATATAGCAATAGGAGATTAAAGAATGCTAAAGAGGCTAGAGATGTTAATTCAAACTTAGATTTGATGATTGTCCAATTCATAGGCCTAAGTGGGGGGAGGCCCATTGTGACTATGTTCAG GTGCCAGATTAGTGACCCAAaagaggattttatcaactccCTTGAAGAGGCAGTGGCCACAAACATATGCAAAGAAGCGGGTATGGTGTTTGATGGAGTGGATGATGATGTGCTACTGGCGTCTCTCATGGACAAGAGACAGCAAAAGTGCCGAAGAATGTATGGTCTTAGAAAACGGGAAAAGAAGGGAACGACATCTCTAGTTGCTCCAAGACGGGCTGATCGAAGC GTCTTCAAAGGAGATAGATGGCTGGCTATTCTGGATTTTGTTAATGAAATAAAAAGGATGAGGTTGATTTGTGTGGTGCATGGAGCCCATGATAAAGCGGAGAAATTGAAGCTATGGTATGAGTTATCCGATTTGAGAACAACGTGTCGTGCTGCTATGGTGATTGGAGGAGACTTCAATGATATTTTGAaacctaaggaaagattggggtGTAAAGTGCTGTCACAGAGTGGTTGTAAGTTTAAAGCGTGGGTTGAAAATATGGAGTTAGTGGAGTTAGAGCTAAGTGGAAGGAAGTATACATGGTATGGGGGTAGAAGGTGCAGCAGGATTGATAGGGTGTTTGTTGATAATGAATG CTTTGTTTCAGTGGTTAAAGGTGAGTGGTGCAGTATGAACGGGTCTGATGTATTGCAAAAAATGAAGGCTTTGAGGAAACCTTTAAGACAATGGAATAAGGAATGCTCTGGGAGTATTGAGAGTAACTTGGTGAAATTAGAAGAGGAAATGAAAAAGGTGGATGAAGAGAAAGAGAAGGGTGGGGATGATGAATGTCTTTTGGCAAGGGCGATGGCAATTAGAAACGTGATTGAAGTATGGTATGGGAGGAGGGAGGATTATTGGAAGCAGTTGTCTCGGTTGCGTTTTGCCTCGCAAATGGATAAAAACACTAAATTCTATCATTCAGTTGCTAAAACCAGGAGGAGGAGTAAAGTTATAGAGGAGATCCACATTAATGGGAATTGTTATAGAGGTGTTGGTAGAGTAAAAAATGAGGTGCGACAGTTTTATAAGGAGTTGTATAAGGAGGAGCAAATACTTAACATTCTTTTCAATAAGTCGTTGGTGAAGTCTATTAGTGCAGCGGAAGCAAGTAGTATGGAATTGATCCCGTCAAAGGAAGAGATCAAGTCAGCTGTGTGGCATTGTCCTCCAAGTCGTGCTGCGGAACCTGATGGGTTTAATTTCAAGTTCATTAGGAGACTGTGGGAGGTAATTGGGGATGAGTTTTGTAGTTCAGTGAGAAAGTTCTTCGTTGATTGTAGTCTCCCGAAAGAAGCGAACTTGACGTGGGTGACCTTGGCGCATAAGGAGGGGGGAACAAATGAGCTGAAGGATTCGGCCTATAAGCATGGTGGGGTGCTTATACAAG TTTACGAAATAGTACACTGGCTAAAGAGGTCAAGGAAGGCGGCTTGGTTGATCAAATTAGATTTTCAAAAGGCGTACGACAGGGTTCGATGGGACTTTGTTGACTTGGTTTTGGAGGGTATGGGCTTCGGGTGCATTTGGCGAAGGTGGATCTGGGAGTGCTTGACAACAGCATCGATGGCTATTCTCATCAACAGAACAACGACAAAGCCATTCAATATACAATGGGGTCTCCGTCAAG ATGATACAATTCTCTTTTGCCCTTGCGATTTTAAGACAATTTCGAATTATAGGAGGGTTCTACTTGGTTTTGAGCTGCTGTCCGGCCTGAGAATTAATTATGATAAATCTGTCTTGATTGGATTAAATGTGGTAGATGGGGAGACACAAAAAGCCTGTGAGGTGTTGGGGTGTAAGGAAGGATATTTATCGATTAAGTACTTAGGTGTACCCTTGGGAGCTAATCTTAAGCGGATTCATATGTGA
- the LOC107608490 gene encoding EPIDERMAL PATTERNING FACTOR-like protein 2 isoform X2 encodes MGMNGSSCWHKYRQTTFISIFILFAASSTSLFMAQGRAMSNVIEVSQVRVIGSRPPRCESRCSNCGHCEAVQVPIVPTFHHHHEAAIVAFSSRGDALSNYKPMSWKCKCGDYFFNP; translated from the exons ATGGGAATGAATGGATCCTCATGTTGGCACAAATATAGACAAACCACCTTCATCAGCATCTTCATTCTCTTTGCAGCTTCTTCTACTTCCTTATTCATGGCTCAAG GAAGAGCAATGTCCAATGTAATTGAAGTTTCCCAG GTAAGAGTGATAGGGTCAAGGCCACCAAGGTGTGAAAGTAGATGCAGCAATTGTGGACATTGTGAAGCAGTTCAAGTCCCCATTGTACCTAcctttcatcatcatcatgaagcagcCATTGTTGCATTCTCATCAAGAGGGGATGCACTTTCCAACTACAAACCCATGAGTTGGAAGTGCAAATGTGGGGACTACTTTTTCAACCCATGA
- the LOC107608490 gene encoding EPIDERMAL PATTERNING FACTOR-like protein 2 isoform X1 encodes MGMNGSSCWHKYRQTTFISIFILFAASSTSLFMAQGRAMSNVIEVSQNKVRVIGSRPPRCESRCSNCGHCEAVQVPIVPTFHHHHEAAIVAFSSRGDALSNYKPMSWKCKCGDYFFNP; translated from the exons ATGGGAATGAATGGATCCTCATGTTGGCACAAATATAGACAAACCACCTTCATCAGCATCTTCATTCTCTTTGCAGCTTCTTCTACTTCCTTATTCATGGCTCAAG GAAGAGCAATGTCCAATGTAATTGAAGTTTCCCAG AATAAGGTAAGAGTGATAGGGTCAAGGCCACCAAGGTGTGAAAGTAGATGCAGCAATTGTGGACATTGTGAAGCAGTTCAAGTCCCCATTGTACCTAcctttcatcatcatcatgaagcagcCATTGTTGCATTCTCATCAAGAGGGGATGCACTTTCCAACTACAAACCCATGAGTTGGAAGTGCAAATGTGGGGACTACTTTTTCAACCCATGA
- the LOC107606267 gene encoding uncharacterized protein LOC107606267 produces the protein MASGEQRQQGLRDSGGEGERGTHKEEMAVQLNNSEIKKKNNKKKKSYYLPKFCFRIEYDATGEGFDMEIVDASASRPPKPSHLIIMVNGLIGSAQNWKFAAKQFLKKYPHDAVVHCSQCNSAMLTFDGVDVMGDRLAKEVISVIKRHPSVEKISFVGHSLGGLIARYAIAKLYERDISMEFSYENGKSEGQSSLVQEFHDRKKNYEGKIAGLEPINFITSATPHLGASGHKHCPMFFGFRYAEKVATRASGLLGKTGKHLFLADGSNGKPPLLLQMARDSEDLKFMSALRSFKRRVAYANVRYDKLVGWSTSSIRHRNELPKRRNLSGHERYPHIVNVETARSSCVPTEHGTKNSGLHRLDMEEEMIRSLTTISWERVDVRFSGTMQKFLAHSTIQVKTYSINSAGTDVVQHMVDNFQL, from the exons ATGGCTTCCGGGGAACAACGCCAACAAGGTCTCCGTGACAGtgggggagagggagagagagggacgCACAAGGAAGAGATGGCGGTGCAGCTCAACAACAgtgaaattaagaagaagaataataagaagaaaaagagttaTTATTTGCCTAAATTTTGTTTTAGGATTGAGTATGATGCAACTGGAGAGGGCTTTGATATGGAGATCGTTGATGCTTCTGCTTCTCGGCCTCCCAAACCCTCCCACTTGATCATCATGGTTAATGGTCTTATAGGCAG TGCTCAGAATTGGAAATTTGCTGCAAAACAGTTTCTCAAGAAGTATCCACATGATGCAGTTGTACATT GTAGTCAGTGTAATTCTGCAATGTTGACATTCGATGGCGTCGACGTAATGGGAGACAGATTAGCCAAAGAG GTAATATCAGTTATAAAGCGTCATCCAAGTGTTGAGAAAATTTCATTTGTAGGTCACTCGTTGGGTGGCTTGATTGCAAGGTATGCAATTGCCAAGCTTTATGAGAGAGACATTTCAATGGAATTTTCTTATGAGAATGGAAAAAGTGAAGGCCAAAGTTCTTTAGTTCAAGAGTTTCATGATAGGAAGAAGAATTATGAAGGAAAAATTGCAGGATTGGAGCCTATAAATTTTATTACCTCTGCAACACCACATCTTGGTGCTAGTGGCCATAAACAC TGTCCAATGTTTTTCGGATTTCGCTATGCGGAGAAAGTGGCAACTCGAGCTTCAGGGCTTCTTGGTAAAACAGGAAAACATTTGTTTTTAGCAGATGGTAGCAATGGAAAGCCTCCTCTTCTTCTCCAAATGGCTCGCGACTCTGAAGATCTTAAATTCAT GTCTGCTTTGAGGTCGTTTAAACGTCGTGTTGCCTATGCGAATGTTCGTTATGATA AGCTTGTTGGTTGGAGTACTTCGTCTATAAGGCATAGGAACGAGCTTCCAAAG CGCCGGAATCTTTCCGGTCACGAGAGGTACCCGCATATTGTAAATGTTGAGACAGCAAGATCCTCTTGTGTTCCTACCGAACATGGAACGAAGAATAGTGGTTTGCATAGACTTGACATGGAAG AGGAAATGATCAGAAGCTTAACAACAATAAGCTGGGAACGTGTCGATGTCCGATTCAGTGGTACCATGCAGAAGTTCCTTGCTCATAGCACCATTCAG GTCAAGACTTATTCTATCAATTCTGCTGGAACAGACGTGGTCCAACATATGGTTGACAATTTCCAACtatag